One Triticum dicoccoides isolate Atlit2015 ecotype Zavitan chromosome 4B, WEW_v2.0, whole genome shotgun sequence genomic window carries:
- the LOC119295313 gene encoding protein disulfide-isomerase-like: MAICKVWISLLLALAVVLSAPAARAEEAAAAEEAAAAPEAVLTLHADNFDDAIAKHPFILVEFYAPWCGHCKSLAPEYEKAAQLLSKHDPAIVLAKVDANDEKNKPLAGKYEVQGFPTLKIFRNGGKNIQEYKGPREAEGIVEYLKKQVGPASKEIKAPEDATYLEDGKIHIVGVFTEFSGTEFTNFLEVAEKLRSDYDFGHTVHANHLPRGDAAVERPLVRLFKPFDELVVDSKDFDVSALEKFIEASSTPKVVTFDKNPDNHPYLLKFFQSNAPKAMLFLNFSTGPFESFKKAYYGAVEEFSGKDVKFLIGDIEASQGAFQYFGLKEDQAPLILIQDSDSKKFLKEQVEAGQIVAWLKDYFDGKLTPFRKSEPIPEANNEPVKVVVADNVHDVVFKSGKNVLIEFYAPWCGHCKKLAPILDEAAATLQSEEDVVIAKMDATANDVPSEFDVQGYPTLYFVTPSGKKVSYEGGRTADEIVDYIKKNKETAGQAATEKAAEPAATEPLKDEL; encoded by the exons atggcgatctGCAAGGTCTGGATCTCGCTGCTGCTCGCGCTCGCCGTCGTCCTGTCCGCCCCTGCGGCCAGGGCGGAGGAGGCTgccgccgccgaggaggccgccgcgGCCCCCGAGGCCGTGCTCACCCTGCACGCCGACAACTTCGACGACGCCATCGCCAAGCACCCCTTCATCCTCGtcgagttctacgccccatg GTGTGGACACTGCAAGAGCTTGGCACCTGAG TATGAGAAGGCGGCCCAACTGTTGAGCAAGCACGACCCAGCGATTGTTCTCGCTAAAGTTGATGCCAACGATGAGAAGAACAAGCCGCTTGCGGGCAAGTACGAGGTCCAGGGCTTCCCTACCCTCAAGATCTTCAGGAACGGAGGAAAGAACATTCAGGAATACAAGGGCCCCAGGGAGGCTGAGGGAATTGTTGAGTACTTGAAGAAGCAGGTTGGCCCTGCTTCCAAGGAGATCAAGGCACCTGAAGATGCCACTTACCTCGAAGACGGCAAGATCCACATT GTTGGTGTCTTCACGGAATTCAGCGGCACTGAGTTTACAAACTTCCTTGAGGTTGCTGAGAAGCTGAGGTCTGATTATGACTTTGGCCACACCGTGCATGCCAACCATCTCCCACGTGGTGATGCCGCAGTGGAGAGGCCATTGGTTAGGCTATTCAAGCCATTTGATGAGCTCGTTGTTGACAGCAAG GATTTTGATGTTTCTGCTTTGGAGAAATTCATTGAGGCTAGCAGCACCCCGAAAGTTGTTACTTTTGACAAGAACCCTGACAACCATCCTTACCTCTTGAAATTCTTCCAGAGCAATGCTCCCAAG GCCATGCTCTTTTTGAACTTCTCCACTGGACCGTTTGAGTCCTTCAAGAAAGCCTACTATGGTGCTGTAGAGGAGTTCAGCGGCAAGGATGTCAAGTTCCTAATTGGTGACATTGAAGCGAGCCAAGGCGCTTTCCAG TACTTCGGGCTGAAAGAGGATCAGGCACCACTTATCCTCATTCAAGACAGTGACTCGAAGAAGTTTTTGAAGGAACAGGTTGAGGCTGGCCAAATTGTTGCTTGGTTGAAGGATTACTTC GATGGCAAATTGACACCATTCAGGAAGTCCGAGCCTATTCCTGAGGCCAACAATGAGCCTGTTAAGGTAGTTGTGGCTGACAACGTTCACGACGTGGTCTTCAAATCTGGCAAAAATG TTCTTATTGAATTCTATGCGCCCTGGTGCGGACACTGCAAGAAGCTAGCACCCATCCTCGACGAGGCAGCTGCCACCCTTCAAAGCGAAGAGGACGTTGTGATCGCGAAGATG GACGCGACCGCGAATGACGTGCCCAGTGAGTTCGATGTCCAGGGTTACCCCACCCTCTACTTCGTCACTCCCAGCGGAAAGAAGGTCTCCTACGAGGGCGGCAGGACGGCCGATGAGATTGTCGACTACATCAAGAAGAACAAGGAGACTGCCGGGCAGGCGGCGACCGAGAAGGCGGCGGAACCGGCTGCCACGGAGCCTCTGAAGGACGAGCTCTGA